In Streptomyces seoulensis, the following are encoded in one genomic region:
- the alr gene encoding alanine racemase, protein MNETSAVPTAPLRARAEIDLGALRANVRALRARAEGAHLMAVVKSDAYGHGAVPCARAALDAGATWLGTATPEEALALRAAGLPGRIMCWLWVPGGPWRQAIEADLDVAVSGMWALREVTEAARAAGRTARVQLKADTGLGRNGCGPEDWPELVGAALDAEAAGLVKVTGLWSHFACADEPGHPSIAAQLTRFREMVAYAEERGVAPEVRHIANSPATLTLPETHFDLVRTGIAMYGISPSPELGTPADFGLRPVMTLSASLALVKRVPGGHGVSYGHHYVTPGETTLGLVPLGYADGIPRHASGGGPVLIEGKLRTVAGRVAMDQFVVDLGGDEPEPGTRAVLFGPGDRGEPTAEDWAQVCGTIAYEIVTRIGTRVPRVHLNG, encoded by the coding sequence ATGAACGAGACTTCCGCTGTGCCGACCGCGCCCCTGCGCGCCCGCGCCGAGATCGATCTGGGTGCCCTGCGCGCCAACGTCCGGGCGCTGCGCGCCCGTGCCGAGGGCGCGCACCTGATGGCCGTCGTCAAGTCGGACGCGTACGGCCACGGTGCCGTGCCGTGCGCCCGCGCGGCCCTGGACGCCGGGGCGACCTGGCTGGGCACGGCCACCCCGGAGGAGGCCCTCGCGCTGCGCGCGGCCGGACTGCCGGGCCGGATCATGTGCTGGCTCTGGGTGCCCGGCGGGCCCTGGCGGCAGGCGATCGAGGCCGACCTCGACGTCGCGGTCAGCGGAATGTGGGCGCTGCGCGAGGTCACCGAGGCGGCGCGCGCGGCGGGCCGTACCGCGCGGGTGCAGCTCAAGGCCGACACCGGGCTCGGCCGCAACGGCTGCGGGCCCGAGGACTGGCCCGAACTGGTCGGCGCGGCCCTCGACGCCGAGGCCGCCGGGCTGGTCAAGGTCACCGGACTGTGGTCCCACTTCGCCTGCGCCGACGAACCCGGCCACCCCTCCATCGCCGCCCAGCTCACCCGGTTCCGCGAGATGGTGGCGTACGCCGAGGAGCGGGGCGTGGCGCCCGAGGTGCGGCACATCGCCAACTCCCCGGCCACGCTGACCCTTCCGGAGACCCACTTCGACCTCGTCCGCACCGGCATCGCGATGTACGGCATCTCGCCCAGCCCCGAGCTGGGCACCCCGGCCGACTTCGGGCTGCGCCCGGTGATGACGCTGAGCGCGTCGCTGGCGCTGGTCAAGCGGGTGCCGGGCGGGCACGGCGTCAGCTACGGCCACCACTACGTCACCCCCGGCGAGACCACCCTCGGCCTGGTGCCGCTGGGGTACGCCGACGGCATCCCCCGGCACGCCTCGGGCGGCGGGCCGGTGCTGATCGAGGGCAAGCTGCGGACCGTCGCGGGGCGGGTCGCTATGGACCAGTTCGTGGTCGACCTCGGCGGCGACGAGCCCGAACCGGGCACCCGCGCCGTGCTGTTCGGCCCCGGCGACCGGGGCGAGCCCACCGCCGAGGACTGGGCGCAGGTGTGCGGCACGATCGCGTACGAGATCGTCACCCGGATCGGCACCCGCGTGCCCCGCGTCCATCTGAACGGATGA